From the genome of Solanum dulcamara chromosome 12, daSolDulc1.2, whole genome shotgun sequence:
TGTGGGAGACTTAACACGTGTCGGGTTGCCAGGGTCATAATCTCCATACTTACAAAGCCACAATTTGACTTTTCGAAGGTTGATATTTCATACTGCTGACACCCACGTGATATACAGAGTCGTCTCCTCGTAAGATGTGCATAGCTAGCTCAAATATGTTGCCTTACTAGGGCAAACTAACATAATGGGCAACCCAATGTAGCCACCATGATCCAGCATGTAGTGGCAAGAGCCAAGATGCATCTGTTACAACAAAAGAATGAGAACTATACAAGCTTTCTTGATTCAAATCTTTCAAATTTACTTAGTAGTCTCCATAGAACCTTCAAGAATCAGGAAAATTACATGCATATCAATGGTGCAAGTCTAGCAGAGAAGTACAATATCTAATGCCAAATGGCTAGAATAATAGCAATGACGAAAAGTAGTAGCAGCGCGCCAGCTCCTCCTGGTAAGATGCCTAACCTGTAGAAAAATTAACACAAGATATAATGTTAGTAGAATTTCATGCTATTGTTTTGCAGTTTATTAGACAACATCATAATTGGTTTCTTATTTCTTTACCATAAGTCTCTTATCTTTGTATAATTACTAGTGGTACTATTGGCTTACCTGAGCTTTCTCCTGGACTGATAAATGTACGTCATCACCGGAGGAAGGATGCCAAACAGAAAACAGTTGGCGTAAATCCCAGCAAAATCAAGAGCTCTTGAAAATGTAGAGGGAAAGAAAGAGCCAATGAGAACTGGCAAAGCTAGAACAAAAGGAATCACAAGGCTTTGCAAAGATTTGAAACCAGAGTCCACTCTATTTTCTGAAGCATTATCATTCTTGATTCCCTTATAAGAAACTTTCCCTGCATTTCCAAAATTTTTCCTCAACCTAAATGCGGCTGAACCAACGTTGCCTACTTCATCACGAGTTGTTACTCCTCTAGATGGACTGGGACTGGAACTACTAAAGATCAAATCCAAGGTATCGACAACCTGTTTCGGAAAGCTAACAGCATATCCTATCAAGCTAGTGGCTAGTGCTGAAAATGCAAAACCTTGAACTGCTGGTAGAGCAGAGGAATTGACAGAGAGCAAGAGTGAGATCGGATCGCTTGAGACAGATGAAGCATTGTGACCAGAAAGTCCCAAAACAATCAAATTCCATGATACTACCATGACTAGAGGAATGGTCCCACCTACAATTATTGCTTTTCTAGCATCATGTACAGTGTTTCCAGCAATTTTACAAATGAAAGGTGTGATTACATGGAACCCCATTGTAAGCACAGCCACAGGAATAGCAGGCAAAACTGATGAAAATCTCCAAGAAGCAAATCCAAAAGAATCAAGAATACTCATTCTCCCAACAATTATTCCAATTACAACTAATGCTGTAATGGAGAAAAGCATTGTAATGCATAGACACCTATTGGCTACATCAATAACCTTAAAAGGCAACAAACATAGAACTATCCCCACTAGTGATGGAAACAGCCCATTAGCAAGAACATGATTAATCTTGGGAAACCACTGAGAAATAATTGAACCAATACCTGAAACACAGGCTACCAACAAAGCAAAAGTTAGTGAACCATAAACCAAAGCAACAAAAGACCCAAGTTTACTTCCTAATGCCTTGGTTGCAAGACTAGTGAAACTAACTTCATCTACCCCATCTTCCTCCATAGCTGCAAAACTAAGCTCTGCTACAAGAATGATAGAGGAAATAACATAAACCCAAGTCAACAAAAGAGATATGGTTGATGGAATTGGACCAGATTTTACAGTTGCTGCAGGTAATCCCAACATTCCTGGACCTACAGCAGTACCAACAATCAACCCCACAGCACCCCAAAAGCTTTTTTCTTGAACCACTTCAATCTTTTCTTCAAGATTGCAACTTTCATCTGAAACACTAGGTTCATCTACATCCAAAGAAACAGCTAAAGATTTGTGCTTTACACATAGAATGGGCTTATAGAGTACTTGCTTAAAGGTTGGAACTTTTAAGCTTTTACCATGAGCTAGAAACTTAGTATGAGAACTAGGGTGGCTGAAAAATTGAACCTTGAACTGCTGTGAAAGAAGCATTTTCAGATaccaaaatattctttttttcaaGATTCCTTAAAAGTCTCCTCTACATTGGGTTAAAAAAGAACAATCTTATCCCTTATTTATCAGTGTAAAAATGAGTTCTTGTTGGCATTTGACAAGACcatagaaagaagaagaaatttcaatggatttttttttctcaGTTACAAAATACAACAAATGAGGTTGTTAAAAAGAGGGATAAGAATTGAAAAGTTTGCAGAAAATGAAAAAGTGTTAGAACTGAATACTGACGAATTTACAGCTTCCAGAAGCAGCAAGGGGCCCTTGAGCTGAATATTCAGGCGGCCGTGACAAATCTATGTGAGGGTTTCATTCTTGCCTTACCACGTGCCTAACATTACTTGGAGAATCTTGTATGATTCCTAGACCCTACCAAACTACTCCCCAATTcgtttttatttgtcaaattttgatttgatatatttattaaaaaatcaatgATTGGTATAATAGATTTACCATTTTATTcctattaattgataaaattttaaacaTACTTACTCACtgcatttttcaaagatattaactcaatgttaataaattgagggtataatagaaagaaaaaaattgtcctttcttgatttatcaaaattgacaagtaaaaagagaaatcaaattaggaaatatttgacaagtaaataggaacggagggagtactaAACAAATTCAATGATTGGTCGAACTTCTAAAGGATAATTTAGTAAAATCAACcattttatatatgatttttgaacTCTGCATAAAATGGAAAGTGATCAACTAATATGGGATCGAGGAAATACTGtttactctctctattttgcaaatagtgaacaagtaaaaatgatgGGAGAAAATATTTACTCGTTGCTTCTTTTGGACATGTCATTCCTACTCAATCATTTGGAGTTCTCTTTGTAATTGTTTCTATGAAATGACAAATCCTTAAACATCACTGGGTTTGTTGACAAATCCTTACAGAAACTAAGAAGGCTACTGGAACTTTATTAGAAGTATAccaatattaaattttaattaatttcaactagTTGATGTCGCCTATATCGACCGTATAAGTCCGTTatgttttaattattgttattctgCTTGAATTGTGAGACATTATACGATATCTATAACTTATGGTTAAGTGTTCAAATCTGTTAtttctctccttttttggtTCAAACAACACAAAAACGTCGTAAAGCAACCCCCCAATGTATATCGTTGTTAAACTACTAAGAGAGGTAAAAGGCAAGTGAAACCTCAATAGTGTTACGGCCACTTCTAAAGCTGTACAACTTCAGTTCTCAGAAAACCCAAATCAGAAATCTGTGACTAATGATCCTAATAGAGCCGCAAAAATTGGTTTCTCTGTGGAGCCTGGGAGGGGGAAGGGGAGGAGGAGAGTAGCAGGGACCCCCGGCTTGCAGTGTGACACAAGGTGAGCATATAATTTCCAAAATTCCTCAGATCTGTGAGGTAGTTGACATCGGAGTTCTGAGACCTTTGCTTCAAAATCAGCTCGAGTTGTCAAAAATAACCTGCATAATGCATGGCGTGTTTAGATGCTATCTAAATACATGATATCCAAAAAAGGCATTTGCAACACAACGAAAAAGACATCTTACTTAGAAGAAGGGAAAAAAGAGATGCAGAAAGCTACTTGCCTTGGATATTAAGGGTTTGGCGTTTGCTTCCCACTCTGTTGCCCAATTAACAGAAGATCTGCTTGCCAATACTCCCTGTCTCAGCGACTTCAACTCATCACATTCACCTGGGAATCCCTTAAACAGCATCTGTCCAGGTTTCCACAGTTCAGAAAATAAGATAGAATATTCTTAGGAAGTAAGCTCACCGGTTAACTCTAAGGAATTGCTAATTGCTAGAATAAGGTATATAACAAGTTCAGACATGCAAGTATGAAGCATAAAGTGTTCGAGGAGATTGATTCTTGATAATGGTTATTATGGCAATATTATGAACTACTGAATCTAATAAAATCTATAATGTAAAACAAACATAAAAGAACAAAGAAAGAGGAGATAAAAGGTCCATTTTTGTCAAATTTGGAGTTTACCATAAATTGATCAGCCAGTTCTGATGATGAAGAGAAGAGTAGGCCATTCTTGTCAACTTCGACCAGTTCATTGATACTTGACAAAGGGCAGTGAAGAAGGGTCAACATGCAACTTCTCATAGTATGTAATTTTTTAAGACATTCAAATGTTGAGGCCATGggaaatgaaaatgaaaagggGGAATACATGCATCTCACCAAGAGTAGGAAACAGCACAGACCGGTAATCCACAGCCAAACATATCCACAACCTAAAAGGCATTTACAAGAATGAAGCCTAATAAGAAGTTTTAAACATACATGGGAAAAAAATGACTTGTGCTCTTTAAGAATGTAGAAACAAAACCTTCATAGGAAGATCCAACCCTGAAGAGGACGTGTGCAAGCAAACACCAAGATCTGCTGATCCTATACAAGGGAAGAAAGGATTTGAGACAATTTTAAGGTGAACACAAGAAGATGACAACAGATAGGTAGCTCATACCAAGAAGCAATGGGTAATCCTCTGGCTCTAACCACATAGTACGAAATGCTACACGTTTAAGGTTGAGCTTTGCTATCTTCTGTtcatatttttccttttcaGGCCCTTTGCCTTCAAAAGAATCCAAagtaagaaaaacatatgtctGTCAAAGTTAACCAACAAAATAAGAAGTAAAATCCCTCTTTGACACATGTGCAGCAGTTACCtgtaattataaataataatctCGGGTATTGCTTCCCACCCTTGATTTCTTGCCAGAAAACATCCTCCCTCTTCAAGTCATCCTCATTCAGCAATGCAGAAACCCTTCTATCATACATTAGTGCTGCttctaaaagaatgctaaaatCTTCGTCCGGAGTCCTAAAAATACAGTACTATAATGTCATGTAGCTGTCACCGAAGCCAAAACTGTTTTACCATCTTTGCATTTTAAATAGGAGCATGAACACATGATTCAAATAAGACACAGAACTTTTTCGGCACATGGTGCAAATAAGAGAGAACTCTTCCATTGTTCGTTTGATTTTTGTTTTGTCCAATCATCTTTTGCCCATAGTTTCTTGATATTCACAAACACTGAACCGATAGTGATAAGTTTACAGTATTTAAAGAAATGGACCTTGGGCCTAATTCAatcccaaaagctagctcatgaggtGAGGATTGCCCATGACCATATAAGAAGGCCAACTCCACATCCCATAACTGATGTGAGACAACTTAACACTAGAGATCACCACTACCAAGTTTGGAATTTCTGAAAACCAGGATGAAGATTACGGCAAAAGATATCAGAGAAGAATGGTTATGCTCGCGATATATGAGGATAAAATGTGTGATGAAAAAAATGTTCACTGTGCCAGAACACAATAGAATGTTAAGTTAAGTTTGCAAACAACTCACCAGCTTGTACTGCTTACAATGAGCGCTGGTCTGTTCCACTTCAAGGAAATATCTGTGCCAGTCTGAGTTGTAAATAGAGTTACATTAGGATTGTCATCGTCTGTTGTTGGTACCTCTGCAAATATGCCATATTCATATCAATTCTTCATCTGAAACAGTTCATCACATGTAAATGCTCATTATAGTACCATTGCTAAGACAGTCTTGAAGGCTGTAAGGCGTTCTCAGACTCTTATCAATCCCACAAAACAACTGCAATTGACACTTGAAGGTTaaaattatttagtaaattaGGTAAGCTTTGTCGTAGACTAGAAAATTCACCTTGTGCTTCTCCTCAAGGGAAGCAGGTTGAAAAAATTCAGGAGGTTGATCATATAGAACAGCGGCACTGAGAATCCAGAAAGTATACAGGATGATGCACCAGTCAGTAAACAAAGAAAATCAGATTGTTAGATATTCCAAGTAGCTCAATGGCTTACCTAATTCCCCAGTTTTGAGCCAATTCATGTTGCATTGCCCTTGTCACACATAAGGAACCATTAGCCATTTTCCCAAAATGCTTCTCGATCCTATCCAAATTTTGTTTTACTTGCACAGTCACAAACCAGATGCTAAACCCAAATGGAGGTTTATAACTTACGAGGATGAACAAATTACCAATGATACAATGCCACAAACCGACTATTTCTCCCGAGAGACAATGCTAGAAGAGTATATCCGAAGTTATGCCAATCTATAATGAATGCGGAACGTCTAATCCAGCTGGCCAATTTTACTGCAACCAGTGTAGGAACAGATGGTGGATTCTGGCAAAGGAGTAATACTACCATTAGTTGATATCATTAAAGCTCAAGCATACCAAATCAAGCGACAAAACATCTCACTGAACAAAACGGTCATGAAGACTTTAGTTTTGTGCCCGATGAATCCTTGACTACTTCAAACAAGCAAGAAAGGGCCTTTCTATCTTATTAGTTAAGTGTGCTAGCTGCAATCAAAAAACAGCGCTAACGAGCAAGAAAAGGGATGCGCGACTTTCATCAATCATAACTCAATTCTCGTCTTCTCTAGTGGAAATTCTGATCCCAAATAACTAAATAGCGCCAGTGAGGATGCCCTAATTGGACATGCCTTAAGTACTTGGGTGACTCATAACAAAAATCCAAGTTCAGCACCCACTAGATAGAACATGTTAGAGAAATATGGAAGAACCAGCAGTTCAAGCACCAATGAGAAAGCAACCTCAGTGTTGACAGGGGTTCTGGTTAATTttgaggagaaaaaaaaaaggcttGTCCTAATGCATGGctctcaaaaatatcaaaaaaaaaataagtagaaaCATATGCTCACTTGCAAAACGTAGAATGGAAAATATGAAACATGCATGGATTTATGGCAAGTCAAATACATAAAAGAATTAACTGGTAGCTTTTACTTCAAAAACAGTATGCGTCAAGGTTGTTATGAGGAGATTGTTTCCTAATCCACTATTTTGCTTCAAGGACACATGCATACACGCATACAGAACTCTCCGAGTAATAGTAACAATTTGGAACTCCAACCTATTCATTATTCTCTTTAGTTTTCCTTTTcgttcctttttcttcttcttttttgtatttttaaatataaaatacactAGATGATGACCAGCAGTTATCACTAAGATCTACAT
Proteins encoded in this window:
- the LOC129876365 gene encoding uncharacterized protein LOC129876365; amino-acid sequence: MLLSQQFKVQFFSHPSSHTKFLAHGKSLKVPTFKQVLYKPILCVKHKSLAVSLDVDEPSVSDESCNLEEKIEVVQEKSFWGAVGLIVGTAVGPGMLGLPAATVKSGPIPSTISLLLTWVYVISSIILVAELSFAAMEEDGVDEVSFTSLATKALGSKLGSFVALVYGSLTFALLVACVSGIGSIISQWFPKINHVLANGLFPSLVGIVLCLLPFKVIDVANRCLCITMLFSITALVVIGIIVGRMSILDSFGFASWRFSSVLPAIPVAVLTMGFHVITPFICKIAGNTVHDARKAIIVGGTIPLVMVVSWNLIVLGLSGHNASSVSSDPISLLLSVNSSALPAVQGFAFSALATSLIGYAVSFPKQVVDTLDLIFSSSSPSPSRGVTTRDEVGNVGSAAFRLRKNFGNAGKVSYKGIKNDNASENRVDSGFKSLQSLVIPFVLALPVLIGSFFPSTFSRALDFAGIYANCFLFGILPPVMTYIYQSRRKLRLGILPGGAGALLLLFVIAIILAIWH
- the LOC129876610 gene encoding UDP-glycosyltransferase TURAN isoform X1 — its product is MSGQNESRIRPSGRAAVVVLGDIGRSPRMQYHALSLARQAHLEVDIVAYGGSDPHSAVKEHKSVHIHEMTQWPSNPRSFPKILHPFLLILKPLVQFFMLLCYLCVKIPAPDVFIVQNPPSVPTLVAVKLASWIRRSAFIIDWHNFGYTLLALSLGRNSRFVALYHWIEKHFGKMANGSLCVTRAMQHELAQNWGISAAVLYDQPPEFFQPASLEEKHKLFCGIDKSLRTPYSLQDCLSNEVPTTDDDNPNVTLFTTQTGTDISLKWNRPALIVSSTSWTPDEDFSILLEAALMYDRRVSALLNEDDLKREDVFWQEIKGGKQYPRLLFIITGKGPEKEKYEQKIAKLNLKRVAFRTMWLEPEDYPLLLGSADLGVCLHTSSSGLDLPMKVVDMFGCGLPVCAVSYSCINELVEVDKNGLLFSSSSELADQFMMLFKGFPGECDELKSLRQGVLASRSSVNWATEWEANAKPLISKVIFDNSS
- the LOC129876610 gene encoding UDP-glycosyltransferase TURAN isoform X2: MTQWPSNPRSFPKILHPFLLILKPLVQFFMLLCYLCVKIPAPDVFIVQNPPSVPTLVAVKLASWIRRSAFIIDWHNFGYTLLALSLGRNSRFVALYHWIEKHFGKMANGSLCVTRAMQHELAQNWGISAAVLYDQPPEFFQPASLEEKHKLFCGIDKSLRTPYSLQDCLSNEVPTTDDDNPNVTLFTTQTGTDISLKWNRPALIVSSTSWTPDEDFSILLEAALMYDRRVSALLNEDDLKREDVFWQEIKGGKQYPRLLFIITGKGPEKEKYEQKIAKLNLKRVAFRTMWLEPEDYPLLLGSADLGVCLHTSSSGLDLPMKVVDMFGCGLPVCAVSYSCINELVEVDKNGLLFSSSSELADQFMMLFKGFPGECDELKSLRQGVLASRSSVNWATEWEANAKPLISKVIFDNSS